Proteins found in one Brachypodium distachyon strain Bd21 chromosome 5, Brachypodium_distachyon_v3.0, whole genome shotgun sequence genomic segment:
- the LOC100845447 gene encoding dehydrin COR410 has protein sequence MEDERNTQSHQAADQVEVTDRGLFDKFIGKKKEEEDKKQEEVLVTGMEKVSVEEPEVKEEEVHQDGEKKESLFTKLQRSSSSSSSSSDEEEEVIDDNGEVIKRKKKKGLKEKIKEKLPGHKDTEGEHKTAAPTPGPPVPSHHDDDGAVVVEKIDGEVKTEAPPAPEEEKKGFLEKIKEKLPGGHKKPEDTAAVPVTHGAPAPVHTPGPAATEEVSSPEKKGILGKIMDKLPGYHKTPGEEDKAAAGEHKTTA, from the exons ATGGAGGATGAGAGAAACACCCAGTCGCACCAGGCCGCCGATCAGGTGGAGGTAACAGATAGGGGCCTCTTCGACAAGTTCATCGGtaagaagaaggaagaggaggacaaGAAGCAGGAGGAGGTGCTGGTCACCGGCATGGAGAAGGTCTCCGTGGAAGAGCCCGaggtgaaggaggaggaagtaCACCAGGATggagagaagaaggagagcCTCTTCACGAAGCTGCAGCgatccagctccagctccagctcg TCAAgtgacgaggaagaggaggtgaTCGACGACAACGGTGAGGTGatcaagaggaagaagaagaaagggctcaaggagaagatcaaggagaAGCTGCCCGGCCACAAGGACACCGAGGGCGAGCACAAGACTGCCGCACCCACACCGGGGCCGCCCGTGCCTAGCCACCATGATGATGACGgagccgtcgtcgtcgagaaGATCGATGGTGAAGTCAAGACAGAGGCGCCACCGGCACCCgaggaggaaaagaaaggtttcttggagaagatcaaggagaAGCTGCCTGGCGGCCACAAGAAGCCGGAAGACACTGCTGCGGTGCCAGTCACACATGGTGCCCCAGCACCGGTGCACACGCCGGGGCCGGCAGCCACCGAGGAGGTGAGCAgcccggagaagaagggcatACTAGGCAAGATCATGGACAAGCTGCCTGGTTACCACAAGACACCTGGggaggaggacaaggccgccgccggcgagcacaAGACCACCGCTTAA